TGGCCGAGCACGGTTTCACCGCGCTGCCCGTGATCGACGAGGACGACCGGCTGATCGGCATCGTCACCGAAGCCGATCTGATCCGTGACCGCGTGCCCCGCGACACCCGGTACCAGCGCCGCGAAACCCCGCGCCCGGTGCCCGATCTCGACGTGGCGTCGTTGATGACCTCGCCGGCGGTGGCCATGGGCAGCGGCGCCGACGTGGCCGATCTGTGCCGCGCACTGCTCGACGACCGCATCCGCGCGATGCCCATTGTGGACGGTTCCACCGTGATCGGCATCGTGACCCGGCGGGACGTGCTTCGGGCGCTGGCCCGCAGCGACACCGACATCGCCGCCGACGTCCGGCACCACCTGGAGATCTACGGCGGCCCCGGCCGCTGGCAGGTCGAAGTCCACGACGGGGTGGTCCGCATCGTCGACGCCTACGACAGCGAAACCGACCGCCACGTGGCCACCCTGCTCGCGCAGGCCGTGCCCGGCGTGATCGACGCGCGCACCGTGTCCGAATCCAGAGAAGGGCTTGTGTGATGGAGAACAAGATCGTCGTCGGGGTGGACGGCTCGGCCGCGTCCGGCACCGCCGTGCGCTGGGCCGCCCAGGAGGCTGGTCGCCGTCACCTCGGCCTGCACATCGTGCACGGCTTCCGCGCGACCGAGCTGTACTACGGCGGCGGGCTGGCGATCCCGTCGAAGCTGATCGATTCCCTGCGCGAAGCGGGGGAACAGGTGCTCAAAGACGCCGAGCGGACCGCGCGAGGCGTGGTCGAGGACCTCAGTATCTCCACGGATATGCCGACCGAGCCGCCGGTGCCGCTGTTGATCGACTTGTCTCGCGAGGCTCGCATGATCGTGGTGGGACACAGCGGCCGCAGCGCGTTCACCGGCATGCTCGTCGGGGCTACGGCCGCCATGGTGGCCAGTCACGCGCACTGTCCGGCGGTGGTGGTCCGGATGCGTGAGGACAGCGGTGACCTGCCGGTGTCCGGGCCGGTGGTGGTCGGTGTCGACGGCAGTCCGAACAGCGAGCAGGCGCTGGCCACGGCGTTCGAGGAGGCGTCGCTGCGGAACGCGCCGCTGGTGGCGCTGCACGCGTGGAGCGATGTCACCTACGACGATTTCTACGGCGCCTCCCGGCTGCCGTCGCCGTGGGAGGCGATTCGCGACGAGGAGGAGCGGTTGCTCGCCCAGCGACTGGCCGGGTGGCAGGAGAAGTACCCGACCGTGGAGATCCGGCGTGAACTGCTCCGCGACCGGCCTCGGCACGCCCTGCTGGAGCACTCCGCGCAGGCGCAGCTGCTTGTCGTGGGCAGCCGTGGCCGCGGCGGGTTCACCGGCATGTTGCTCGGTTCCACCAGTCAGGCCATGATCCAGCACGCGCAGTGCCCGGTGCTCGTGGTGCGCCCGGAGAAAGCGAAGTGACCGCGGTCCCCGCCGGGGTCGTAGGCTGGTCGTCGGCGGGAAGGGCGCGCACGCATGATCCGGGTGTTCTTGGTGGACGACCACGAGGTGGTGCGGCGCGGGGTCGCCGACATGCTCGACGAAGAGGACGAACTCGAGGTTGTCGGGCAGGCGTCGAACGTGTCGGAGGCGCTGGCCAGGATTCCGGCGCTGCGCCCGGATGTGGCGGTGCTCGACGTCCGGCTCCCGGATGGCAACGGTGTTGAGCTGGCGCGTGAGCTGCGGTCGAAGCTGCCCGAGCTGAACATCCTCATGCTCACCTCCTACACCGATGAGCAGGCGATGCTGGACGCGATCATGGCGGGTGCCAGTGGGTACGTGTTCAAGGACATCAAGGGCATGGACCTGGTCTCGGCGGTTCGCGAGGTGGGTTCGGGTCGTTCGCTGCTGGACGCGCGGGCGACGGCGGCGCTGATGACGAAGCTTCGCGAAAGCGCGGAGAAGAAGGGCCCGCTGGCCCAGCTCAGCGATCAGGAGCGGACGCTGTTCGAGCTGATCGGCGAGGGGCTGACCAATCGTGAGATCGCCGAGCGCATGTTCCTGGCGGAGAAGACCGTCAAGAACTACGTCTCCCGGCTCCTGACCAAGCTCGGCCTGCAGCGCCGGACGCAAGCCGCCGTTCTGGCCACCGAGTTGCGCGGAGGCGCGGCCCGGGACTACGAGCGCTAGCCGCTCCAGCGCGATCTGCCTGGCTAAACGCTGACCATCACCTCGCGCAGGGGGCGGCGCGGAGTCCACGAGGCGGGTGAGCCGTAGCCGACGCGGAGGATCATTTGTGGCCACAGCCCGCCGCCGAGTAGGTGGTGTAGTTCGCGCCGGACTTCCGGGACCTCGACCGGCTGGGAGATGAACGAGGCGTCCAGACCGGCCGCGGTCGCGGTGAGCAGGACCCGCTGCAGGGCCTGACCCGCCCGCAGACGGTCCACCGCCTGGTCGC
The genomic region above belongs to Amycolatopsis sp. YIM 10 and contains:
- a CDS encoding HPP family protein yields the protein MRARELMTSPVITVRPTTSAKEAASLLAEHGFTALPVIDEDDRLIGIVTEADLIRDRVPRDTRYQRRETPRPVPDLDVASLMTSPAVAMGSGADVADLCRALLDDRIRAMPIVDGSTVIGIVTRRDVLRALARSDTDIAADVRHHLEIYGGPGRWQVEVHDGVVRIVDAYDSETDRHVATLLAQAVPGVIDARTVSESREGLV
- a CDS encoding universal stress protein, whose protein sequence is MENKIVVGVDGSAASGTAVRWAAQEAGRRHLGLHIVHGFRATELYYGGGLAIPSKLIDSLREAGEQVLKDAERTARGVVEDLSISTDMPTEPPVPLLIDLSREARMIVVGHSGRSAFTGMLVGATAAMVASHAHCPAVVVRMREDSGDLPVSGPVVVGVDGSPNSEQALATAFEEASLRNAPLVALHAWSDVTYDDFYGASRLPSPWEAIRDEEERLLAQRLAGWQEKYPTVEIRRELLRDRPRHALLEHSAQAQLLVVGSRGRGGFTGMLLGSTSQAMIQHAQCPVLVVRPEKAK
- a CDS encoding response regulator transcription factor, yielding MIRVFLVDDHEVVRRGVADMLDEEDELEVVGQASNVSEALARIPALRPDVAVLDVRLPDGNGVELARELRSKLPELNILMLTSYTDEQAMLDAIMAGASGYVFKDIKGMDLVSAVREVGSGRSLLDARATAALMTKLRESAEKKGPLAQLSDQERTLFELIGEGLTNREIAERMFLAEKTVKNYVSRLLTKLGLQRRTQAAVLATELRGGAARDYER